Genomic window (Vitis riparia cultivar Riparia Gloire de Montpellier isolate 1030 chromosome 4, EGFV_Vit.rip_1.0, whole genome shotgun sequence):
AGGCAGGATGATGCGGTGGGCAATAGAATTGAGCGAATATGGAATAGGATATCAACCCAGGTTATCTCTAAAAGGGCAAGTCATGGCagattttataacaaaattgcCCGAAGCAAGCGCCCCGGATAAAGCATCAACTCCAGATAATTGGTGGTTTCTGTATGTTGATGGAGCCTCCCGCTCGTCCGGATCAGGGGTTGGACTCCTTCTCAAAACGCCAACCGGAGAACGATTGGAGCAATCCATCCGACTGAATTTTCCCGCCTCAAACAATGAGGCTGAATATGAGGCCATCCTATCCGGATTGAACCTTGCAATCACTTTGAACGCCTCAAAGCTTAAAATACACAGCGACTCTCAGCTCGTTGTGGGgcaaatattaaaagaatatgagGCTAAGGATGAGCGCATGGCTAAATACTCATTAAAAGTACAAGAGTCACTCAACCGGTTGGAAGAATGGGTCATTGAAAAAATACCAAGGGGAGATAATGTGCAGGCTGACGCTTTGGCAGGAATAGCTGCATCATTTCCTATAAAAGAGTCAACAATGCTACCAATATATGTTCAAATCACTCCCGCCATTGTTGAATCACACGTCTGCAACGTGAGCCCAAAGGAAAATGACTGGGCTATCGACATCAGAGTTTACTTACAATCGGGGGCATTACCTGAAAATTCCAAGCATGCCCACAAAGTCCGGGTACAAGCATCTCGCTTTACCCTGATCGGAGGTGATCTCTATAGGCGATCCTTTGGAGGTCCATACCTCAAGTGTTTAATCCAACCGGATATCCAATATGTTCTATCCGAACTGCACGAAGGCATCTGCGGGAACCACTCAAGGGGCAGAACCCTAGCGCACCGGGCGCATTCACAAGGATATTATTGGCCTACAATGAGGCAAGACGCAGCTACCCATGTCAGGAAGTGCGACAAATGTCAAAAGCATGCGCCAATCCCGCATATGCCCGCTGAGATGCTAAATTCAGTAACAAGCCCCTGGCCATTTGCACAATGGGGGATGGATATCATGGGACCCTTTCCTACTGCACCCGCTCAAAAGAAGTTTCTGCTCGTTGCTACCGATTATTTTAGTAAGTGGGTAGAAGCTGAAGCCTACGCAAGCATCAAGGACAAAGACGTCAAAAGATTCGTCTGGAAAAATATAGTATGTCGATTCGGAATCCCTCAGGCAATTGTAACTGACAACGGCCCTCAGTTTGATAGTTCtgtctttaaaattttttgtggaGAACTTCACATCAAAAATTTGTATTCCACGCCGCGATACCCTCAGAGCAACGGTTAAGCGGAGGCAACTAACAAAACCTTGCTGAATGCGTTGAAAAAACGGTTGGAAAAAGCCAAAGGAAAGTGGGTTGAAGAGCTACCCGACGTCCTATGGGCCTACCGTACCACACCCGGAAGGCCAACAGGAAATACTCCGTTTGCCCTTGCATACGGAACAGACGCCATCATCCCAACTGAAGTAGGAATGCCAACGGCCCGAACTGCTATCCAAGGCCAAAGAAACGAAGACGACGAGCTTGCAAAGCACTTGGATTGGGCAGATGAGGCTAGAGAAACAGCATCCATCCGGATGGCTGCATATCAACAAAAGGCAGCAGCATACTACAACAGAAAGGTGCGACCTCGAATTTTCAAGGAAGGTTCATTAGTACTTAGAAAGGTTTTTGAAGACACAGCTGAGAAAGGAGCCGGAAAGCTTCAAGCCAATTGGGAAGGCCCTTATATGGTGTCAAAAGCAAACGAAAATGGGTCATACCATTTGCGAACCTTAAGTGGAACCCCTCTACTTCGTCCTTGGAATGCAGCCAATTTGAAGtaatattatcaataaaagaaaaaggggaagacAATGTGAATAAGtatgttttattaataattgaaaaGGTGAATACAAAAGACATCCGGACCACAGATACAAAGAAAGATAGCAGCAAAagatacaaaaagaaaagctttCACTGGGGAGGCTTGCGGCGCAACTTTTCTTCTTCACCCGGAGGAATCGAGGGGACATCTCGCTTGATACCGTGTTTCTTCATGTAGCAACGGTAGCCGAATAAGTACATTTCGTCTACCTGCTTCTGATAATCCACCTCAAGTTCCTCCCTGTGCGAAGCAAACCCAGCCTCAAGTTCCTCCCTTTGCGCAGCGAACTCAGCTTCCAGTTCTTCTTTTTGCGTTGATAAACGCAACTACAAatcttctctttgctttttctCAACTGCCGCTTCCGTCCAGGATTGTCTCACCTTCCTCCTTAGCTGAGCCGCCTCATCCTCCGCCTCGCGCAGGCGGGCGTCTGTAGCCTCTCAAGGCTCTTTACCTCTACCAGCTCCAACCGGAGAGCTTCATTATCATCCTGAGACTTCTTCAAAGCCTCAGCGCTCTCTTCAAAAGCCCTTCGGGTGGCGGATAAACTGGCTTCAGCCTGCTCCAATTTTAAGCGCAGCTCATCTTCATTGCTTACGCGCTGGGAGACGAAAACTTTCATGTGGTCAGCAGTCCGCAGCAGGTCCGTAAAAAGGTTGCGATGTTGAACCATGCCGCGAATGCCGCTCACCAGCTGCAAAAAGATCCACAAGCAAATCAATTCAATACCAATCCTCAGAAAGACACgccaatataaaatcaaaactcaaGATAAACGAGCTATACCATTTCTGCTCCTTCGAACATCTTTGACGAAGGCAAAGCAATCTCTAAGCCAGAGGGAATTTTTTTAGCATCTCTTGCAACTCCGCATAGCTACTGAAAGAGTTGGCGGAGGTGCAAGTTGCATCATCAACCGGATGCCCCTCTGGCGAGATGTTTTGATGTGGCTCGTCCCTCAGAACCGGACCTTCAACGATCGCGGCCGGCTGGATTTCCGGATGGGTCTCTTCGGGCGAACCCTCCTCCATAACCGGAACTGGATCGATTAGACTTTTTTCTGTCATCACTGTCTCGCTCTCCACCGGATGAACCTCTTGGGCAGATGAACAACTGACCTTAATGGTCTCCTCAAAACGACCTTGAAGCCTTCCGCTAAGTCCAGACGTCAGGTCGCGAGCCGATTGAAACATCTCCGCAAGAGCCTTCTTCAGTGGTGCCCTCTTCGGAGAGGATGCCTTCTTCATTTGTGCCCTCTTCATCGGTACAAGAACGCGCGAACTTAGTTCACCCGGGGGCAAACCTTGATCTTCAAGAATTGATTCTTCCATTGGAGGCACCGGATGAGGCAATGTTTCACCACATGAAGCCCCAGTTGCGTCCTCGTCCGGATGAGGAGAACCAGGTTGACACACGGAGGCTGCTTCCTCAGCCAGAAGCGCCATCCGGGTATCCGCTGCCATTGAAGGCCCTAAGAGGTTCAAACCCGCGAGATGACCGGGGCCGCTTGAAATGGAAGGCGGGAGGGGATTTTCTGGCTCTCTTATTTCTACTTCCTTTTCATAACCAATAGGAGGTGGTACGAACTCCTTCGGAGGAGTTGGCATCTTTATTCCTTTCCCCTTATccagtttcttcttcttcttctttttgctgGAGCGCCAACAGGAGAAGAGGGCACAGGGCGTTTACTACCGGGAGCCTTTCGTAGAGTTCCTTCCTGCCTCCTTTCCTCCCGGGCGCTAAGAAGTGCCTGACGGGCCTGGACGTCCGCCTCGCGCGCTTCCGCGTAAAAAGGAAGATCTTTAAGAAGGAAATGTTCTCCGGTCACCACCTCCTCGGGAAGCCGTCTGGAGAGGATATTAAGTACATACGGCTGAGGCTCCCGGGTAACTGAACGCAAATTCTGCGCGGAGAGAAGTGTTTCCTAGTTCCTCTCATTTACCGTAATCTCAAACATCTTATTCAAACGGCTAAATGAGGCTTTTTCTACCCACTCCACCAGCTTCCCCTCTTTTCCTTGTCTGCACCCAAGAAAATAAAACCGATCAGTCATCTTACGAAGCAAATTTAACTTGCAATTACAAAAGGGCAAGAGACAATTTATTCTTACTTGGGTGCTTCAACGATCGATTGGGAGAGAATTGCTTGTCCGGATGCACTGACGAACCCGTCCATGCACCCGCAACAACCACATGTCCAGTGGCGCCCCCCTTTGTTGAATCAGGAAGGCCAGTCACCAGCTGAAGCGATGGAGAACTGGTGAAAAAACTGTAGATGTCGTTTTTTCCCTTCTTGATGGAGTAAACAAATAGTACCTCCAACAAGGACAAATCCAAGTTAAACAACATATCCAGAATGCTGCAAGCCATCAGCACCCGGACAATATTGGGATGAATCCTAGCCGCTGGAATCTGTGTATAATGAAGGAACTGCTTGAAGAGTGAGGGAAGCGGAAAGCGAAGACCCGCATTAAACTGCTCATTGGAGAAGCAAATAGAATTATCCTCCGATTTGGCAGTCGACACGGCATCACCCTCTAACAAACGGATGGATACTTCGTTtggaatattaaaataatctcgAAACTCCTTCTCATTAAAAAGATCAGTAGGGTTAGATCGCCCGCTTGAACTGCTTTGCTTGGCTGCACCAGTTGCCACCTTTCCCTTCTTTGAAGACATTGTAGGTTACGTAAAACCTGCATTACAAGAAAAGCCACAATCAAAGCGCATTCAAGGCGTGTCGCGTTgcaaaaaccctaaacccgTAAACCCTAACTCGAAGACACCACTCAATCCCACCAGAAAaaccattttctcagcaacatcACATTCAAAGAAACCTGTGAATAACCCTCAAAGTGCATTGAAAACCCTTTATCAAACCTCCAGCACGACACAGACTTCTTTAAACCTCAAACCTCAAACCCTAACAAAAACCAACATATACCAACAGTTTCTACCAACCCAATCTATCCCAACAAAAGGACAAACAAGCAACATCGCAAGCAACAAAgtaaaagagaagagaagagtggAATAGCGAACCTTGCAAAGATTTCTGGAAAATGGTGGAAAACCAGTTATCACGTCTTCAAGCTTGCTCTAAAAGATCTCTGGGAGCACTCAAAAGTCTGGAAAGGGAATGAAAAGTATCAACAGATGATCCTGGGCCCCTACTTATGAAAGCGACGCCTCGAAAAAATCTCCCAAACGGCAGAAAGCATAATGGCACCAAGTTTTGAAGCAACATACCGTCTGgcacaattttcaaaagtcaGCGCGCTTCACCACCTTCCACAAGCGAGAAAACGCCACGTGTCATCATCGTCCAAGTAAAACAGAAATTGTGTAAAGGTAACATTTTTATCCCGCCTTTTCTGACGAAGCCAGACAGGTAGTATAAAAGGGGGCATTGTGGGATCCCCACTAAAAAGTCCCACgtgtctctctctcttttggcCACGCGGACGTCTCCCCCCACGACACCTGGCACAACTAATTCCACCCGGACGGGGATCATCGCTCACCCCATCCGGATGCATCACAGCCGCCATTATATCCGGACGACTTTCCACCTCAACCGGATATCTCATATCCGGTTCTGGGCGACGATCCACCTTCTCCAAGTATATCTCATCCGGCACCTTACATCGGATGGGAAGGGGAAGACGATTCGACTTCTCCGGATAGACATGTCCAGATATTCTAGTAAAAGCATACCCGGACAGCATAGTTAGTTGAATATTCACAGATTCACTGGATCCACTCTCGCTCGCATATCAAGAAGATAACTCTGATAACACTGACGACCAAGCCCACTGAACTGTCACTCATCATTAATGCAAGATACATTCGACAATACATTCCCAAATCTTCTCTGTTTTCCTGACACACTTCCGAtatttaaaaagtcataaagTGTGGCGACGTCTACCGCCTAAATACCCTCCTGACAACCACCTTCTGACACTAgaaatgtcatgattgctttgccTATGGGCCacaatcatgacaatgggacCCACTAGCCAAGCGGTGCCATgctttctgacactatataaaagggtCTTCACACCAAGAGGAGGGTAAGGTTTCTCTCCCTGAAACCAACCTGAGAACTTGATCTCTTGAGCCATGGCTAACAGAACCATCGGAGGGTGCGTCCGGACATCCCATCCGGACGCCTTTTTACAGGAAGAAGGAAGGGCTGATACTGTGCGTTGACCGAGATTTCATTGCTGATTGACAATCACTGTAGCAGGGAAATTTCGCCACCAACAGATGTTACAAAGGGTTTGAGAAAGGAACGAGATTTAAAACCCATAAATGCCCATATTCAAGTTCCAGATCAAGTCCAATATTTAGGTTTCCAATACGAGAgcttatttacaaataaaaggCAAATGTAATGAATTAGAGAGGAGACCTGATTGGTGCGGCGCATAGCAGCCACCTCGCCACGCTTGGAGAGGTTGGCAGTGAAGCGGAACCTTCGCTTGGGGTTCTTGAAAACACTGCAAAGATTCCTCCATATCTGCAACACCTCATCCGACGAATGCTTTGGCTTCACTCTTGAGAAGTTCTCGTCCAAATAGCTTTCCATCACTAGCTCTTGTAATCGCTTTTGTATCTTGCGGGGCCTTAGTCATTgtccaaattcaaatttagcCATGTTGTCTTGTGGGGTCCGTGTCATTGTCCAAATTCAATTTTGGCATGCCCTGCCATTCACGCACATCACGGGACCCCACGTGGCCTCcctcaattatttcaaatatcttCACTTGGTGGAATAGAATTCAGCAAAAAAATTGTTGGAAATATATTTGATAGCCCAACGAAATTTATGATTTCCTGGGGAGTGATTAACACTCCTTGCATAGCTTGAAGCTTCAATAATCCACAAAAGGGTTTATCTAGTAATTATCCATCAAATATAGCTATGTGCTCTAGGAATTGAATAGTCAATATAGAGATTGATTACTCTATGGCCATATTGCTTGACCACCAATGTAGTATCACACTTTCGACCCTTTGGAAGTTATTTTTGTGACAATATATTTTTCCATTTGGTTTGAATAtgttacttttattaaaaacacttttgatcataaaaataaaattttggaaaagtcaAACTAAGCATAACTTTTCTTCTGTAAATGGAAGagacaaaaatatgaaaagggGATTAGCCAATTAGGTTGACTCATCTATTATAATGAAATTAACCATGAAGAAGCAAAATGAAGGTCCAGCAGCTGGGAACTCAACTGCTCATGAGGAAATAGCTGCATCCCAGTTCAAGGAAAATAGTGTTTGCATCACTGGTCAGCAGAGTGAAGGTCCAGCAGTTTGGATTGCTGCACCTGAGCCGGACATTTCTGGCTTGCCATCCCCCCCTCAGAGCCAGCATTGTAGCTTTCACCTCGACATAAGGTGGGCATGGCCCAGTCGATATCTATCATCCTGCACATCCACTTCTGCAACAATCTCATACAATGGCCGGTGCTGTTGACATAGTGGGACCTACAGGCAGTGTCTATCAGCAGCCCCAGTATGGACAAGTCAACTAGGCCCTATTCCTACCAGGCCATGCATTGGCCATCTTTAGTATGGGCCATCTTTGGGCCGCGTGCCACTCCCCAATTTCCTTATccactattttaaaaaaaaaatgattttctcaacctcattttgtaaatatctttctcaaattctgattttcaaataattccaatCTTCCCATatttcatccttagaatttttaggatcacCCCAAGagtctcatttttaataaaactttgttGCTATCTTTCCTTCTGACAAACAATTTCTACATCCCCATTTgttttaaaacgttttaaaataagcaagattttaattttgtaattccaattaatggaatttacgaaattaattcctacaaaaataaacgggctatggtgggggcccaacatcaaataaatttcctttaaaataagaATGGAATTGAATAAAATGTCATGCATAATGTTGGTATGTGCTTCTTTATCTTAGTTTGGTGATATGAGTGACATATTTCATGTTCATTGCTATGCACTacccatttttatgatagcgcattgccGTTTGCTGACCAGGTCCGTACCCATTCTCCTCCGGTCACCCTCTATGTATGTTATGATTCTCACATGTGTATGATCATTCTgaatattcattgatttcctcatcaattaccacatcaacttcattttattagtagagacccgactttagggacttagaggggtgctacggtctttattgtaccttcccgataagtaacctgactctcgaacccgatccggtttttcgtagatcataTTTTCCGGAATAGGAGTcgcacttagagttttctttcttattttgtttatccttttaaaaaataaaacaaaataagtggcgactccaagtcattttcaaacaataaataaaatcatttgcgccatcaagtggaaaacgtatgagccgaaatgcggggtccacagttcCATATTTAagctcaaattttcaattatttataaaaagagtttaaaaaataataaaaatccaaaaatagttaaataagaaagaatagtggCATGTGAAGGGTGGTAGAAtaagacaaaaatgagtcaagtgGGTATTCTTGTCTATTCCATCTCAtatccttgtaatcaattatggGTGTTGAAGGatctttattaattatcaagCAAAAGGGTCTAAAGCCCAATTCTCccttatacatacatatatatatatatacatacatacatatatataatatattatatatatataatataatatatttatatagagagagagagagagagagagagagagagagagtttaaATATTGGGTTTTTTGTCCATTTTGAGGtgtttaaatattttggtaattataaaCTCTcaactcatttttcaaaaattataaaatttattaaaaaaaaattagtgaattgtttaaaaaaaaaaatcaacaatttattttatacaaaattttactttgaaattttatattcttttatgaaatgtaacaacttttaaaatatatttcatattttttggaataattaaattgatacatgctatatatagagagagagtttaaatattgggttttttttgtccattttgaggtgtttaaatattttggatattatAAACTCTcaactattttttcaaaaattataaaatttattaaaaaattagtgaattgtttaaaaaaaatcaacaatttatTTGATACAaaatttagtttgaaattttattttcttttataaatgtacaacttttaaaatatttttcatatttttggaaTAATTAATTGatacatgctatatatatatatatattatatatatattattttcttcatctttaaaGACTAAACTTAATTAGTTTACAAGATAACAATGATGTACTTAATCAACATTTTTTCGAATATGAAATGgtacttgttttttaattatatttattttttaaatcatgagTTTGAACCAAACCTTTGTTAGACGTATTGTTTGGTGTTTCCCGAACTTTCACTCTCCCTAACCCACGCTGTCAGAATTAAGTTTAAGATCAAGaacaaaaatattgtaaaaaggATGAGATGAAAAACATTCAATGAGATTAATAGAAAGCAACAATTCCAAGtgaatttagttttagattctTGACCAAGAAATTGGGATTTTGTACTTGATTGATGATTATCAAGACCAAAAACAAGTTGGTGATGTGAAATCAACGACACCCAAGTTATCAGATTCTTGAGAACTAGCAGACTTGAATTTAATCACAAATggttttaatttcattcactatttgtagagaaaaaaaaaggttgactGAGGGAGGATGGTTTTTCATCATTCAtctaattggaaaaaaatgggtttgaacGAGAGATGAGGATATGGAGATGGTTTATTTCCCATTATCCTattgcaaagaaagaaaaaaaaattacttttatattttaactaaATTATTATAGTAATTTAGGGCagtaattgtttaaaaatagtttttatttttaaaaataaaaaataaatattttaaataacatattttaattatttttacttattttctaaaaattattttaaaaataattatataaatatgtaaaataataaaaataaaacacacacataaaatttatttttattctataaaaaataaaaaatatttttcaaccttaatttttttttttttttaatgtttagtgTGAGTATTATAGGTCGTTTCTTGCGTTGAATGAAATCATATGGGTAGATGGTGCTGTAGACCCAAAAtttgtctattttttattttacattgatTTTGAACCCAATTTTGTACATAGATTTAAATCTCGattacatgtgtttttttttacttactcaccatttattcttaatttattatttttatattatcttatttattattattatattttactttttcttttatgttatttttattattatattttattttaatttatttttctttttccttttatttctctcattctctctctctctcctctcttcccCTACCTACCCTCACCTACCCTTCCATCACTTCACGTCCAAGCCCTCCCCAATTTCCactcttcatcatttctttccttatttattaACATCTCCCCCATTCCAATGCACGATTGGTGGCCCCATTCAAGCCCTAGGGCTTGTTTTAGTTCATCTCCTTCTTTTTCAAATGGAGGATGGCCGGGCTGCCCCCACTTGGAGTCCCCATTTTCCCCCCACTATTTCTTCTTCAGTTTTTCTAACAGATACATGACAGCgagccctaatttttttttcttatctttccCTCTTAATTCCCTAACAGCAGCCGACCTCCATTTTCTcctcttgtttttcctttttcccttccatttttctttctcctaACAGCCCTTTCATCCACTGCACCTCAGACACTACCGGCCAAACACCCCCTCATTTCCTTCCCATCTTTTTCCTATCCTTCTccattctttttccttatttcttattattattattttcaaaaactcaaccCCTCACCGCCGTCGGGACACCGACCAGTCGCCGCCGGGGAGCCACTGCCGGTCGGCGACCCCCTTCCCATCTCATCCGTTTCCCAatactactactattattattattattgttcatttttgctcaatttaattataataataattgttgtttgtgatatttgaattattgaattaatatgaaatttgagttaatttgttGATGGTAAATTAATACAAAACTtgtgctatttttgtttttgcatgggctCGTTCTGTGAACCTGTTGGCTGAGAATAAATTTATGACACGCAGAGGACGGAATTTCATGGAACAAAGTGAGACTTGAAAAGCTGCAAATGGagcattgaacttgttgtaagcCTACTGG
Coding sequences:
- the LOC117913290 gene encoding uncharacterized protein LOC117913290, encoding MEQTALALRTAAQKLRPYFQAHPITVLTNQPLRNILHKPDITGRMMRWAIELSEYGIGYQPRLSLKGQVMADFITKLPEASAPDKASTPDNWWFLYVDGASRSSGSGVGLLLKTPTGERLEQSIRLNFPASNNEAEYEAILSGLNLAITLNASKLKIHSDSQLVVGQILKEYEAKDERMAKYSLKVQESLNRLEEWVIEKIPRGDNVQADALAGIAASFPIKESTMLPIYVQITPAIVESHVCNVSPKENDWAIDIRVYLQSGALPENSKHAHKVRVQASRFTLIGGDLYRRSFGGPYLKCLIQPDIQYVLSELHEGICGNHSRGRTLAHRAHSQGYYWPTMRQDAATHVRKCDKCQKHAPIPHMPAEMLNSVTSPWPFAQWGMDIMGPFPTAPAQKKFLLVATDYFSKWVEAEAYASIKDKDVKRFVWKNIVCRFGIPQAIVTDNGPQFDTKGKWVEELPDVLWAYRTTPGRPTGNTPFALAYGTDAIIPTEVGMPTARTAIQGQRNEDDELAKHLDWADEARETASIRMAAYQQKAAAYYNRKVRPRIFKEGSLVLRKVFEDTAEKGAGKLQANWEGPYMVSKANENGSYHLRTLSGTPLLRPWNAANLK